The Hymenobacter sp. GOD-10R genome includes a window with the following:
- a CDS encoding prohibitin family protein — protein sequence MAEFQLNPSSSWLRPIIYLGLVFLALIAGCSLIKVERIDAGNVGIKVNLAGSSRGVDDITYTTGWVFYSPLSTAVYEFPIYTQHKEYEEFEVQSKDGSGFGVAPSLNYFVQSGKVDDIFRQYRRPLPAIEEGFLKTAVYEAYRVATNRYTADSLISNRGSYEAQVKANLVSQLQAMGFTVQQITTKLEPPASLKAAIDAKNTAVQTGLQTENRIRQAEAQARINIAEAEGRAKAIRIAADAQAYANEKQQQSLTPLLVQMRWIEAWEKGGSSVPTYTSGGGGGQFLLQLPPVGNAAK from the coding sequence ATGGCAGAATTTCAACTCAATCCTAGCAGCAGCTGGCTCAGACCAATTATCTACTTAGGGCTCGTATTTTTGGCTCTTATTGCCGGGTGCAGCCTGATCAAGGTAGAGCGAATCGACGCCGGAAATGTAGGCATCAAAGTCAACCTAGCAGGTTCGTCCCGCGGTGTCGACGACATCACCTATACCACGGGCTGGGTATTCTACAGTCCGCTAAGCACGGCCGTGTACGAGTTTCCGATCTATACCCAACACAAAGAATACGAGGAGTTTGAAGTACAAAGCAAGGATGGCTCAGGGTTCGGCGTGGCACCTAGCCTCAACTACTTTGTGCAATCCGGTAAGGTGGACGATATCTTCCGCCAGTATCGGCGCCCGTTGCCCGCTATTGAAGAAGGCTTTTTGAAGACCGCTGTTTATGAGGCGTACCGCGTGGCCACTAACCGCTACACCGCCGACAGCCTCATCAGCAACCGAGGCAGCTACGAAGCACAGGTAAAAGCCAATCTCGTCAGCCAGTTGCAGGCCATGGGCTTCACAGTTCAGCAAATCACCACGAAACTAGAGCCCCCAGCGAGTCTAAAAGCTGCCATCGATGCTAAGAATACGGCCGTACAAACCGGCTTGCAGACCGAAAATCGCATTCGGCAAGCCGAAGCACAAGCCCGCATTAACATCGCTGAAGCTGAAGGCAGGGCTAAGGCTATCCGCATCGCTGCTGATGCGCAAGCATACGCTAACGAGAAGCAGCAACAGTCGCTTACGCCGCTATTGGTGCAAATGCGCTGGATTGAAGCCTGGGAAAAAGGTGGCAGCTCCGTACCTACGTATACTTCGGGTGGCGGAGGCGGTCAGTTTTTGTTACAGCTTCCGCCGGTTGGCAATGCTGCCAAGTAA
- the crtD gene encoding 1-hydroxycarotenoid 3,4-desaturase CrtD: MARPKLASSLKQPAAIIGAGIAGIATAVRLALKGHAVTVFEAADTFGGKMHQFDLPGGYRFDAGPSLFTLPQLVDDIFRLAGRDPKEHFRYERLDPITHYFFADGTRLDAWADTEKFAAEIEAKLGVPARDVVQFLDRSAHAYHATEKTFLHKSLHKAGTYFNADVLKALAALPGLGLTGTMHQRHAKAFQDPRLVQLFDRFATYNGSDPYQAPATLSLIPHLEHGIGAFYPEGGIYSIARSLVELAQELGVTFRYNEPVEEILTAGGRVTGVRTPLDVYDMGVVVSNMDVVPTYRKLLPHEKAPERTLAQPRSSSALIYYWGIGHSFDELGVHNIFFSQDYKQEFDAIFQQKTVSADPTVYVNITSKKTPTDAPVGHENWFVMVNVPHHQGQDWEALIQQTRQAVLDKVSRSLGVPIEPLIRAEQVWDPRGIEQRTSSFGGALYGSSSNNTLAAFLRHPNFSRKLDGLYFCGGSVHPGGGIPLCLLSAKIVADLV, encoded by the coding sequence GTGGCCCGACCTAAACTCGCTTCCTCCCTCAAACAACCCGCCGCTATCATCGGCGCGGGCATTGCTGGTATTGCTACCGCCGTGCGGTTGGCCTTGAAAGGTCATGCCGTTACGGTGTTCGAAGCGGCCGATACCTTCGGGGGCAAGATGCACCAGTTTGACCTGCCGGGCGGCTACCGCTTCGATGCGGGTCCCTCGCTATTCACCCTGCCGCAGCTCGTTGACGATATATTTCGGTTGGCAGGGCGCGACCCCAAGGAGCATTTCCGCTACGAGCGGCTCGACCCGATTACGCACTACTTCTTCGCCGACGGTACGCGCCTCGATGCCTGGGCTGACACGGAAAAGTTTGCCGCTGAAATCGAAGCAAAGCTAGGAGTGCCGGCTCGCGACGTTGTGCAGTTTCTGGACCGGAGTGCCCACGCCTACCACGCCACCGAGAAGACCTTTCTGCATAAGTCGTTGCACAAAGCGGGCACCTACTTCAATGCCGACGTGCTGAAGGCGCTGGCCGCCTTGCCAGGCCTAGGCCTCACCGGGACCATGCACCAACGCCACGCCAAAGCCTTCCAAGACCCGCGTCTCGTGCAGCTCTTCGACCGCTTTGCCACTTACAATGGGTCCGACCCGTACCAGGCTCCCGCCACGCTCAGCCTGATTCCGCACCTAGAGCACGGCATTGGTGCGTTCTACCCGGAAGGCGGCATCTACAGCATAGCCCGCAGCTTGGTAGAGCTAGCCCAGGAGCTAGGTGTAACTTTCCGCTACAACGAGCCGGTGGAGGAAATTCTGACCGCTGGTGGCCGTGTGACGGGCGTGCGTACCCCGCTGGATGTGTACGACATGGGCGTGGTAGTCAGTAATATGGATGTGGTGCCGACTTACCGGAAGCTGCTGCCGCATGAGAAAGCGCCGGAGCGCACCCTCGCTCAGCCGCGCTCCTCTTCAGCCCTGATTTATTACTGGGGTATCGGCCATTCGTTCGACGAGCTAGGAGTGCACAACATTTTCTTCTCCCAAGACTACAAGCAGGAGTTCGACGCCATCTTTCAGCAGAAAACCGTCAGTGCTGATCCGACGGTTTACGTCAATATCACCTCTAAGAAAACGCCCACGGACGCGCCTGTCGGGCACGAGAATTGGTTTGTGATGGTGAACGTGCCCCACCACCAGGGCCAAGATTGGGAGGCGTTGATTCAGCAAACCCGCCAAGCGGTGCTCGATAAGGTGAGCCGGAGCCTAGGTGTGCCGATTGAGCCGTTGATTCGAGCCGAGCAGGTGTGGGATCCGCGCGGTATTGAGCAGCGCACGTCGTCGTTTGGGGGCGCGCTCTACGGCAGCAGTTCCAACAATACCTTGGCGGCGTTTCTGCGGCACCCCAATTTTTCGCGGAAGCTCGATGGGCTGTACTTTTGTGGCGGCAGCGTGCATCCGGGCGGCGGCATTCCGCTGTGCTTACTCTCCGCCAAAATTGTGGCCGACTTGGTTTAA
- a CDS encoding carotenoid biosynthesis protein codes for MSFPESTQQVPPPQLAAASAYKRRLRVAQGVLLLFHVTGFIGLAFSKDPSFYLQFVPLNLLLTMLLLLAFQPDRSAAFTVFCVTVAAVSFFVEVAGVQTGRLFGQYEYGPVLGWKWMGVPLLIGLNWLMLTYMAGILGEYVRVPSFVRALIAAVLVVGMDICIEPVAVRYDFWTWQYNVIPMQNFKAWFALALILQVYFNRTYFVKRNPLVPFVYLLQLLFFFGLSMVIR; via the coding sequence ATGTCTTTTCCTGAATCGACCCAACAAGTTCCTCCGCCGCAACTAGCGGCCGCCAGTGCCTACAAGCGGCGGCTGCGTGTGGCGCAAGGCGTGTTGCTGCTTTTCCATGTTACCGGCTTTATAGGGCTAGCTTTTTCCAAGGACCCTAGCTTTTACTTGCAGTTTGTACCGCTCAACTTGCTGCTTACCATGTTGCTGCTGCTAGCCTTTCAGCCTGATCGTAGCGCCGCCTTCACGGTTTTCTGCGTGACAGTTGCCGCAGTGAGCTTTTTCGTGGAAGTGGCCGGCGTACAGACGGGCCGTCTATTTGGGCAGTATGAGTACGGGCCTGTACTAGGGTGGAAATGGATGGGTGTGCCCCTTCTGATCGGACTCAACTGGCTCATGCTGACCTACATGGCGGGTATTCTGGGTGAGTATGTGCGGGTGCCTAGCTTTGTGCGGGCGCTCATTGCCGCCGTGCTAGTGGTAGGCATGGATATCTGCATCGAGCCCGTAGCCGTGCGCTACGATTTCTGGACCTGGCAATACAACGTGATTCCAATGCAGAATTTCAAGGCGTGGTTTGCGCTGGCGCTCATTCTGCAAGTGTACTTCAACCGCACCTACTTCGTGAAGCGCAACCCATTGGTGCCGTTCGTGTACTTGCTTCAGCTCCTGTTCTTCTTTGGACTGAGCATGGTCATTCGGTAA
- a CDS encoding arylesterase — MQNIIFFGNSLTAGYQLRGSEAFPSLIQQRIDSLHLPYKAINYGVSGETTAGGRQRIVSVLARQPVDVFVLELGANDGLRGIPVRETTQNLQHIIDQVHLKYPKARIVLVGLEFPFDLSILGGGYGRYGAEFKALFRTLADKNNLAFVPFLLQGVMGIRELNLPDGVHPNAQGQKILANNVWAVLQTVLTEKAAQ; from the coding sequence ATGCAAAACATCATTTTCTTTGGCAACAGCCTGACGGCTGGTTACCAGCTTCGCGGCAGCGAGGCCTTTCCCTCTCTTATTCAACAACGTATTGATTCTCTGCACCTGCCCTACAAAGCCATTAACTACGGCGTGAGCGGCGAAACGACGGCTGGTGGGCGGCAGCGCATTGTTAGCGTATTAGCTCGCCAACCCGTCGATGTGTTCGTGCTGGAGTTAGGTGCCAACGACGGCCTGCGCGGCATTCCGGTTCGGGAGACCACGCAGAACCTGCAACACATCATCGACCAAGTGCATCTCAAGTACCCGAAGGCGCGCATCGTGCTCGTCGGGTTAGAGTTTCCCTTCGACCTGAGCATTCTGGGTGGTGGCTACGGCCGCTACGGCGCCGAGTTTAAAGCGCTATTTCGCACGCTCGCCGACAAGAACAACCTCGCCTTCGTTCCCTTCTTGCTGCAAGGCGTAATGGGCATTCGAGAGCTAAACTTACCCGACGGCGTGCACCCCAACGCACAGGGGCAGAAGATTTTAGCAAACAACGTGTGGGCCGTATTGCAAACGGTTTTGACCGAGAAAGCAGCTCAGTAA
- the glgP gene encoding alpha-glucan family phosphorylase, producing the protein MAFEFKPYAPAPEFKTQAAYFSMEFALDQALKTYSGGLGFLAGSHMRSVYELKQNLIGISILWSFGYYDQDRNEDQTMRAEFRQKNYSFLEDTGLVFPITIHDTEVKVKAMYLAPDTFGTAPMFFLTTDIPENDFISRTISHHLYDADTAARIAQSILLGVGGGKLLDLLGVNVDVYHLNEGHGLPLAFYLYEKHGRKLEEVQKRLVFTTHTPELAGNEEHSMRLLEEMSFFGPVPGEEVRRVARVENDALNYTLTALRFSRISNGVSKVHGDVAKEMWGHYEGICPIIPITNAQNGTYWRDKALHEALEANDDAALKARKRELKREFFKVVADQTGTLLDPDKLTVVWARRFAGYKRADLILHHFDRFLKIINNADRPVQVIWAGKPYPKDYGAINLFNSIIRRVKGLKNCAVLTGYELGLSAYMKKGSDVWLNTPRYPREASGTSGMTAAMNASLSLSIADGWIPEFVRHGENGFIIEHTDINQPDNVKDDIEASNLLDVLENEIVPLYYGQPDKFLSIAKTGMREIEPEFGSNRMATEYYEKMYNAK; encoded by the coding sequence ATGGCTTTCGAGTTCAAACCTTACGCTCCCGCGCCCGAGTTCAAGACTCAGGCGGCTTACTTCTCCATGGAATTCGCGCTCGACCAAGCGCTCAAAACCTACTCCGGCGGCCTCGGCTTTTTGGCAGGCTCGCACATGCGCTCGGTCTATGAGCTAAAGCAAAACCTCATCGGTATCAGCATCTTGTGGAGCTTCGGCTACTACGACCAAGACCGCAACGAGGACCAGACGATGCGCGCCGAGTTCCGTCAGAAGAACTACTCCTTCCTAGAAGACACCGGACTGGTTTTCCCCATCACCATCCACGATACGGAGGTGAAGGTAAAAGCTATGTACCTAGCCCCTGACACGTTCGGCACGGCGCCGATGTTCTTTCTGACCACCGATATTCCGGAGAACGACTTTATTTCGCGTACCATTTCCCACCACCTCTACGACGCCGACACGGCTGCTCGCATTGCCCAATCCATTCTGCTGGGTGTAGGCGGCGGCAAGCTGCTCGATCTGTTAGGGGTGAACGTAGATGTATACCACCTCAACGAAGGCCACGGCCTGCCCCTCGCCTTCTACCTTTATGAGAAGCATGGCCGCAAGCTAGAGGAAGTGCAGAAGCGCCTCGTGTTCACCACGCATACGCCGGAACTAGCTGGTAATGAAGAGCATAGCATGCGCCTGCTCGAAGAAATGAGCTTCTTCGGGCCGGTACCAGGCGAGGAAGTACGCCGCGTAGCCCGCGTCGAAAATGATGCGCTCAACTACACGCTCACCGCTTTGCGCTTCTCGCGCATTTCTAATGGCGTGTCGAAAGTGCATGGTGACGTGGCAAAGGAAATGTGGGGCCACTATGAGGGCATTTGCCCCATCATCCCCATCACCAACGCCCAGAACGGCACCTACTGGCGCGATAAAGCGCTGCATGAAGCGCTGGAAGCCAACGACGACGCAGCCCTGAAAGCCCGCAAGCGCGAGCTAAAGCGCGAGTTCTTTAAGGTTGTAGCCGACCAAACGGGCACCTTGCTCGACCCCGACAAGCTGACGGTAGTGTGGGCTCGCCGCTTCGCTGGCTACAAGCGCGCTGACCTTATTCTGCACCACTTCGACCGCTTCCTGAAGATCATCAACAACGCTGATCGGCCGGTGCAGGTGATTTGGGCAGGTAAGCCGTACCCCAAAGATTACGGCGCTATCAACCTGTTTAACAGCATTATCCGCCGCGTCAAAGGCTTGAAGAATTGTGCTGTACTAACGGGCTACGAGCTAGGTCTGTCAGCCTATATGAAGAAGGGCTCCGACGTTTGGCTGAACACGCCCCGCTACCCCCGCGAGGCGTCGGGCACCAGCGGCATGACAGCTGCTATGAATGCTAGCCTCAGCCTGAGCATCGCCGACGGCTGGATTCCGGAGTTTGTGCGCCACGGCGAAAACGGCTTCATCATCGAACACACCGATATCAACCAGCCCGACAACGTAAAGGATGATATCGAGGCAAGCAACCTGCTCGACGTACTCGAAAATGAAATCGTGCCGCTCTACTACGGCCAGCCTGACAAGTTCCTGAGCATCGCCAAAACCGGCATGCGCGAGATTGAGCCCGAGTTTGGCTCCAACCGCATGGCCACGGAGTACTACGAGAAGATGTACAACGCCAAATAA
- a CDS encoding PA2169 family four-helix-bundle protein translates to MSTDSKVADTLNELTLFINDRIEGYKHAAADSKDPEHKAYYQQLVSQSQQFANELNGFASSAGGDAETGTTTKGKFFRSWMDAKALVTGKDEKAILDSNVYGEEWALKAYKEALEAHDLPAPVRQAVERQYETSQQTYQKLKSLGGVSHP, encoded by the coding sequence ATGTCTACCGATTCTAAAGTTGCCGATACGCTCAATGAGCTTACCCTTTTCATCAACGACCGCATCGAGGGCTACAAGCACGCCGCTGCCGATAGCAAAGACCCCGAGCACAAAGCATACTATCAGCAGCTAGTTAGCCAAAGCCAACAGTTTGCAAATGAGCTAAATGGCTTTGCAAGCAGCGCTGGTGGCGATGCCGAAACCGGCACTACCACGAAAGGCAAGTTCTTTCGCAGCTGGATGGACGCAAAGGCTCTCGTGACCGGTAAAGACGAAAAAGCCATTCTCGACTCCAACGTGTACGGCGAAGAGTGGGCGCTTAAGGCCTACAAAGAAGCCTTAGAAGCGCACGATTTGCCCGCGCCCGTACGTCAAGCCGTGGAACGGCAATACGAGACTTCGCAGCAAACCTATCAGAAGCTCAAGAGTCTAGGTGGCGTGAGTCATCCTTAG
- a CDS encoding hydrolase — protein MKHSFRWLSASLISLTVLSCAKQEMDPSSSAPAVVNITTQDVSATGFPETFETGTKTAYTTGSVTLGSGSWTLNDALIGNTTADAKTGSQSVRIRNVGTVSMNFNTTAGVGVVTVQHAVYGTDGSSQWELWASTSSGSSYAKVGSTITSSSATLQTASFTVNLGGSVRLQIRKTSGGTNRINLDNITVEQYGGGTTTPPPTTSGKKFLFDASHGELAGNADWVLDVDNGATLRYPSPAQSGITSSTPETYWTGAVSAWGVALVKLGNTVEQLPSGTAISYGNTSNPQDLANYSVFVIDEPNTLFTAAEKTAIVNFVKNGGGLFMISDHDVSDRNNDGYDSPAIWNDLMTNNSVQANPFGFSIDKTNISETSSNVLASSTNVILHGSQGNVSQLKFSNGATITKTSGSAAQPLIWRSSATQGLTNIMCASSTFGTGRVVVVTDSSPADDGTGSPGNTVYPGWTEIASHAPLHMNASLWLAKQQ, from the coding sequence ATGAAACATTCTTTTCGCTGGCTCTCGGCCTCCCTCATTAGCCTCACGGTTCTCTCCTGTGCTAAGCAGGAAATGGATCCTAGCAGCAGTGCACCGGCCGTCGTTAATATTACAACCCAAGACGTTAGCGCCACAGGCTTCCCCGAAACGTTCGAGACGGGCACCAAAACGGCGTATACCACGGGCAGCGTTACCCTAGGGTCCGGCTCCTGGACGTTGAACGATGCCTTGATCGGCAACACGACCGCTGACGCCAAGACCGGCAGCCAGTCGGTGCGCATCCGCAATGTGGGCACGGTCTCCATGAACTTCAACACCACAGCCGGCGTGGGCGTCGTAACGGTGCAGCACGCCGTGTACGGCACCGACGGCAGTAGCCAGTGGGAGCTGTGGGCCTCTACGAGTAGCGGCAGCTCCTACGCCAAAGTCGGCTCGACCATCACGAGCAGCAGCGCTACGCTCCAAACGGCATCGTTCACGGTGAATCTAGGTGGCAGCGTGCGGCTGCAAATCCGGAAAACATCGGGGGGCACCAACCGCATCAATCTCGACAACATCACGGTAGAGCAGTATGGCGGGGGCACTACTACGCCGCCACCAACTACCAGCGGCAAGAAGTTCCTCTTCGATGCTAGCCACGGCGAGCTAGCCGGCAATGCCGATTGGGTGCTAGATGTGGACAATGGCGCTACGTTGCGCTACCCATCGCCCGCGCAAAGTGGCATCACCAGCAGCACCCCCGAAACGTACTGGACGGGCGCGGTATCGGCCTGGGGCGTGGCGCTGGTAAAGCTAGGTAACACCGTGGAGCAACTGCCCAGCGGCACGGCTATCAGCTACGGCAACACCTCTAACCCGCAGGACCTAGCTAACTATAGCGTGTTTGTGATTGATGAGCCCAATACCTTATTCACCGCCGCCGAGAAAACGGCCATCGTGAACTTCGTGAAGAACGGTGGGGGCTTGTTTATGATTTCGGACCACGACGTATCGGACCGCAACAACGATGGCTACGATTCGCCCGCTATCTGGAATGACCTGATGACCAACAACTCGGTGCAGGCCAACCCCTTTGGCTTCAGCATCGACAAAACAAATATTTCTGAAACCAGCAGCAACGTGCTAGCCAGCAGCACCAATGTTATTTTGCACGGCTCGCAGGGCAACGTATCGCAACTGAAATTCAGCAACGGCGCCACCATCACCAAAACGAGCGGCTCGGCGGCGCAGCCGCTCATCTGGCGGAGCAGTGCTACGCAGGGTCTCACTAATATTATGTGCGCCAGCAGCACCTTCGGGACGGGCCGCGTGGTCGTTGTAACCGATTCGTCACCAGCCGACGATGGTACCGGAAGCCCCGGTAACACGGTATACCCCGGCTGGACAGAAATAGCCAGCCACGCGCCGTTGCATATGAATGCTTCGCTGTGGCTGGCGAAGCAGCAGTAG
- a CDS encoding glycoside hydrolase family 13 protein, producing the protein MKPTRLLSLLGLTTLFATQGAVHASPLVGSARPTVPEVASPKVSTISRIDPTFWWVSMKNPKLQLLVHGPGIGSSQVSLRYDGVTLDGTQKLESPNYLLVNLTISPAAKPGKLALIFSGDKKTTYQYELRARNTDKSRVQGVTSADFIYMLMPDRFANGDPKNDVVKSTRVNHIARDSMYARHGGDLKGIENHFDYLKSLGVTAIWPTPVVENDMPKASYHGYAVTDYYAVDPRYGSNEEYAQFVHKAHQQGFKVIHDVVLNHMGSYNYLFLDQPAKDWLNQWPTFTRSNYNSQALNDPYGSKLDQALYNKGWFDTTMPDVNQSNPLVATYLIQNFLWWVEYTGLDGYRIDTYPYSDPKFLMAWGKALLDEYPQLCMYGEAWVGSTAQQAFFARNIFQPVDGFKSNLPGVLDFQSNSAIQDALKENGNVGKLYDALQGDWMYEDATRNVVFMDNHDMSRIYSVIGENLGRLKMGFAWLMTTRGIPNIYYGTEVLMKNFSNPDGLVREDFPGGWATDKKNYFTAAGRAGQAGEAFNYLSKLGLYRKAHPVLQTGKLMQFIPQDNVYTYFRYDEQGNTVMVMLNGNKDAKTVDGARFAERTNGYSGGTEITSGAAVPSLKSFTIPAHTAWVVELRK; encoded by the coding sequence ATGAAACCCACTCGTCTACTCTCGCTGCTAGGCCTCACCACCCTGTTCGCTACCCAAGGAGCCGTTCACGCAAGCCCATTAGTCGGCTCTGCTCGCCCCACTGTTCCTGAAGTAGCTAGCCCCAAAGTCAGTACCATCAGCCGTATCGATCCGACGTTCTGGTGGGTGAGCATGAAAAACCCGAAGCTGCAACTACTGGTGCACGGGCCAGGTATCGGCAGCAGCCAGGTAAGTCTGCGCTACGATGGTGTGACCCTCGACGGTACGCAGAAGCTGGAGAGCCCCAACTACTTGCTTGTCAACCTCACGATTAGCCCAGCGGCTAAGCCCGGTAAGCTAGCATTGATATTTAGCGGCGATAAGAAGACCACTTACCAGTACGAGCTACGCGCCCGCAACACTGACAAGAGCCGGGTGCAAGGCGTCACGTCGGCTGACTTCATCTACATGTTGATGCCGGACCGCTTCGCCAACGGTGACCCCAAGAATGACGTGGTGAAAAGTACCCGCGTCAACCACATTGCCCGCGACTCGATGTACGCCCGCCACGGTGGTGACCTGAAAGGCATCGAGAACCACTTCGACTATCTGAAGTCGCTTGGGGTGACGGCCATCTGGCCCACGCCGGTAGTGGAGAACGACATGCCCAAAGCTAGCTACCACGGCTACGCCGTTACGGATTACTACGCCGTGGATCCGCGCTATGGCAGCAACGAGGAGTACGCGCAGTTTGTGCATAAAGCTCACCAACAGGGCTTTAAGGTGATTCATGACGTGGTGCTCAACCACATGGGCAGCTACAACTACCTGTTTCTCGACCAGCCCGCCAAGGATTGGCTGAACCAGTGGCCCACGTTCACGCGCAGCAACTACAACTCGCAGGCCCTCAACGACCCCTACGGCTCCAAGCTCGATCAGGCCTTGTACAACAAGGGCTGGTTTGACACTACCATGCCCGACGTGAACCAGTCGAACCCGCTGGTGGCTACCTACTTGATTCAGAACTTTCTCTGGTGGGTGGAATACACGGGCCTCGATGGTTACCGCATTGATACATATCCTTATTCTGATCCTAAGTTCTTGATGGCGTGGGGAAAGGCCTTGCTGGATGAATACCCGCAGCTGTGCATGTACGGCGAGGCTTGGGTGGGTAGCACGGCGCAACAGGCGTTCTTCGCACGCAACATCTTTCAGCCAGTCGACGGCTTCAAGTCGAACCTGCCGGGCGTGCTGGATTTTCAGTCGAATTCCGCCATTCAGGATGCCTTGAAGGAAAATGGCAACGTGGGCAAGCTCTACGACGCTCTGCAAGGCGACTGGATGTACGAGGACGCCACTCGCAACGTAGTGTTCATGGACAACCACGATATGAGCCGCATCTACTCCGTGATAGGCGAAAACCTAGGTCGGCTGAAGATGGGCTTCGCTTGGCTTATGACCACGCGCGGCATCCCGAACATCTACTACGGCACAGAGGTGCTGATGAAGAACTTCTCGAACCCCGACGGGCTGGTGCGCGAGGACTTCCCCGGCGGTTGGGCTACTGATAAAAAGAACTATTTCACGGCTGCGGGCCGCGCGGGGCAGGCAGGTGAGGCGTTTAACTACTTGAGCAAGCTAGGTCTGTACCGCAAGGCGCACCCGGTGCTGCAAACCGGTAAGCTGATGCAGTTTATCCCGCAGGATAACGTGTACACCTACTTCCGCTACGACGAGCAGGGCAACACGGTGATGGTGATGCTGAACGGAAACAAGGACGCCAAAACCGTGGATGGCGCCCGGTTCGCCGAGCGCACGAATGGGTACAGCGGCGGCACGGAAATTACGTCGGGTGCTGCGGTACCTAGCTTGAAGTCCTTCACTATCCCGGCTCATACGGCTTGGGTCGTGGAGCTGCGGAAATAG
- a CDS encoding GxxExxY protein, producing MLFSPQKAYDGLRLENGFRMDIVVEDKVIVELKSVEVLLEVHHMQLLTYLKLSGHKLGLLINFNVPAIKAGIFRKVNDL from the coding sequence ATGCTTTTTAGCCCGCAGAAGGCGTACGATGGCTTGCGGCTAGAGAATGGGTTCCGCATGGACATAGTAGTGGAAGATAAGGTAATTGTCGAGTTAAAGTCTGTAGAGGTACTACTTGAAGTCCACCACATGCAACTACTCACTTACCTAAAGCTTTCCGGCCACAAGCTAGGCCTACTCATCAACTTCAACGTGCCAGCTATCAAAGCCGGTATTTTTCGAAAAGTAAACGACCTGTAA
- a CDS encoding SDR family oxidoreductase translates to MNDLTNQVAIVTGASRGIGRATALLLAMQGVNVVAVARSTDELEELVLKTHGLAIPADVCDEADVQNVVTETLRHYGRLDILVCNAGIGSFNPLEQFETAEWDQIFDVNVKGTFLMCKAAVPHFKAQRHGHIVGIASDVSKRTFANGTAYGASKYAQDALLGSLRKEVRPYGVKVSTIYPGLVDTYFNDSQPGNPECEKTHLKPSDIAQAVRYVLEAPAHVVVDELMIHPVSQEW, encoded by the coding sequence ATGAACGACCTCACGAACCAAGTTGCCATCGTCACCGGCGCTAGTCGCGGTATTGGCCGGGCCACGGCCTTGCTTCTCGCTATGCAAGGCGTCAATGTAGTAGCCGTAGCTCGCTCTACCGACGAGTTGGAAGAACTGGTACTCAAGACGCACGGCCTCGCCATTCCAGCTGATGTGTGTGACGAGGCAGATGTGCAGAATGTGGTAACGGAAACCCTTCGTCACTACGGTCGTCTCGACATTCTGGTCTGCAATGCGGGTATCGGCAGCTTCAATCCCCTCGAACAATTTGAAACGGCCGAGTGGGATCAGATCTTCGACGTGAACGTGAAAGGCACTTTCCTGATGTGTAAAGCAGCGGTGCCACACTTCAAAGCCCAGCGCCACGGCCACATCGTCGGCATTGCCTCCGACGTGTCGAAGCGGACGTTTGCCAACGGCACCGCTTATGGGGCGAGCAAGTACGCCCAAGATGCTCTACTCGGGAGCCTGCGTAAGGAAGTGCGGCCCTACGGGGTGAAGGTGAGTACCATCTATCCCGGTTTGGTGGATACGTACTTCAACGATAGCCAACCCGGCAACCCCGAGTGCGAGAAAACTCACCTCAAGCCTTCCGACATCGCACAAGCCGTGCGCTACGTGCTGGAAGCGCCCGCGCACGTTGTCGTCGACGAGCTGATGATCCATCCTGTTAGCCAAGAGTGGTAA